In Streptomyces venezuelae, the sequence GAGCCTGAGCGGCACCGCCCTGACCCTCACCGTCCGGCCTCCCGCTTCCGGGCCGGAGGACGTGATCCGCCTGCTGGAGAAGGCCGACGCGGTCACCCGCGTGGAGAGGACCGACCAGGCCGCCGGGGACGACGCCGACGCGCCCGTGCGGCTGCGTCTGTACAGCGACGCGCCGCCCGGCGCGATGCTTCCGGCCGCCGTCACCATCCTGACGGCGGCGCACTGCGACATCAAGGACATCAAGGTGGGCACCGCGACCCTGGAGGACGTCTTCATCTCCCTGACCGGCCGGGAGCTGCGGTGAGCGCCACCGCCGCGACCGCGGCCGACCCGGCGGCCGGCTTCCCCGAGGAGCTGCGTCCCGCGCCCACCGGCGTCCGCTCGGTGACCCGTACGTTCTGCTTCATCCTGTGGCGGGACCTCTTCGTCACCGGCCGCGAACTGGGCACGTTCCTCGCACAGATCCTCGTCGAGCCGTTCTTCATCCTGTTCGTCTTCGGCAAGGTCCTCGGCGAACTCGGCTACACCGGCGGCGCCTTCCAGTCGGTGCTGCTGCCCGGTGTCGTGGCGCTCAACGCGTTCCTGGTCAGCCTGCAGAACACCGCACTGCCCATGATCATCGACTTCTCCTTCAGCAAGGAGATCGAGGACCGGCTGCTCGCGCCGATACCGATCACGCTGGTGGCCGTCGAGAAGCTGGTCTTCGGCACGCTGCGCGGCATCGTCGCCTCGCTGCTGATGATCCCGATGGGTTTCCTCGTCCTCGATCACGCCACCTGGCCCATGGACCGGTTCCCGGCCACGCTGGGTGTGCTGCTGCTGGGCGCCCTGGCCGGCAGCACGGTCGGCCTGACCATCGGCACGCTGGCCCCGCCGCGGTACATCGGTGTCGTCTTCGCGGTGGTGCTGACCCCGCTCATGTTCACGGGCTGCACCCAGTTCCCCTGGCACGGTCTGGCGGACATCCGCTGGTTCCAGGTGCTGTGCGCCCTCAACCCGCTGACCTACGTCACCGAGGGCATCCGCGACCTGCTGCTGCCCCCCGGCGGCCCCCGTTCGATCTCCCTGTGGGTGGACCTGGCGGCGCTGGCCGCCTCGATCCTGCTCTTCGGGGCGATCAGCATCAAGGGCTTCCACCGCAGGGCCCAGGACTGATCCCCCACGCCCCCACGTCCCGTCTCCGGCCTCGTGCCCGGACCGGCGCATCCGCGCCGCCCGGGTGCGGGGCCTCTTTCTCGTCCCGCACCATCCCGGAAGCAAAGGTATTCACCGATCATGACCCATTCCTCCGACGCCCGGACCGGAACCGCGATCGTGTTCCCCGGCATGGGCCCCGCCTCCTTCGCCGAGGTCGGCCGTTTCCTCCTGCTCGACCCGTACGCGCGACGTCGTCTGGCAGAGGCCGACGAGGTGCTCGGATATTCCGTGTTCGACCGTTTCCGGAACTCCGAAGAGGATTATTCGGTCGATTTCCAGATCGCTTTCCTGGTGAACTCGATGGCCCTGGCCGACCGGGCGGTGGACGTGCTCGGCGTCTCCCCCACCGTCTGCGCGGGCCCCAGCTTCGGCCAGAAGGCGACCGCCGCCTTCGTGGGCTCCCTCCCCTTCTCCGAGGTCGTCCGCCTGACCGCGGAACTCGCGCGCTGCGAGGAGGAGTACTTCTCCACCGCCTACGAGGACGTGGTCACCCACTGCTTCGTCCGCACCCCCCAGGACCGCCTGGACGAGATCCTCGCCGCGTTCGACGACCGCGGCGCCTGGTACGACCTCTCCGGCCGGCTCGACGCCGGGTTCCACATGCTCTCCGTACGGGAGAAGGAACTCGACGCCCTGAACACCGCCATCAGCGCGGCCGGCGGCTATTCCATGTACTCGATGCGGCCGCCCGTCCACGCGGCGGCCTTCTCCGCGCTGCGCCGCAAGGCGGAGGAGGAGGTCTTCGGCACCTACGAGATCGCCGACCCCTCCCTCCCCGTGGTCTGCGACCACGACGGCACGGTCGTCCGGGACGCCGCCGGGATGCGGGAGATGATGCTGGACACCTTCGACCGGCCGATCCACTGGCCCGCCATGGTGGAGTCCCTCCAGGGGCTCGGCGTGGGCACCCTGTACGTCACCGGCCCGGACAACCTCTTCCACCGGCTCGACGTCACCAAGGACGGCTTCGATGTCGTCCCGGTGGGCCTGCCCAGGAAGCGGACCCGCGAGCGCGAGCGGCAGCAGGCCCTTGAGCGCTCCCGCGCGGACCGCGCCCGGCACGCCACCCCCTGAGGAGCACGCGGGCGACCGGAAGGGGTCGGGCCCCACCCCCCCCCGGGAGGGGTGGGGCCCGACCCCTTCGTGTCACCGCCCTCAGATCCGGCGGCCCAGCCACTCCTCGACGGCGCCCGAGGTGGTCCCCGCGTGCTGTTCCATCATCGTGAAGTGGTTGCCGGGCACATCCACCGCGGTGTGCTCCATGTCCCAGTAGGAACGCCAGTCGCCGTTCTCCGCACGGGTCCAGTCGAAGAACTGCTCCTGCGCCCGGACCAGCAGCGTCGGTGCCTTCACGGCCTCCGGCTTCCAGCCGCCGAAGAGACGGAAGTAGGCGCCCATCGCCAGCAGCCGGCTGTCGTCGACGGGGACGTGGCTGCCCTGCCGCTCGTCGACGCCCTGTGCCAGCCCCGGCTGGATGCCGAGGATGGCGTCGTCGTCGTGCGAGTAGATGTCGACGAGGATTACAGCCTCCGGGAAGACCCCGGCGTCCTCCAGCCGGCCCGCCACCGCGTGGGCGAGCATGCCGCCCGAGGAGTGGCCGAGCAGGACGAACGGCGCGCCGTCCGCGTGCCGCAGGACGGCCTCCGCCTGTGCCTCGACGACCGCCTCCGTCGTCGTGGGGAGCTGCTCGCCCCGCAGGAAGCCCGGGGCGGCCATCGCGTGGACGTCGCGCCGCCCGCGGAAGGCGGACGCGAAGCGGGCGTACTGGTGCGGGCCGGAGATCGACAGGATCGACGAGAAGCAGATCAGCCCCGGACCGTCCGCGCCGCGGGCGAGCCGCACCAGGCTCGGCGCCTTGCGCAGCTCCGCCGCCGAGGAGAACGACGGACGGAACCGCGACGCCTGCATGAGCAGTTCCATGAACGGACCGGACTCGCCCTGCGCCCCGGCCTCCTGGAGCATCGCGCCGAACACCCCGTCGGTGTCCTCCGCGTCCGCCGCGGTGCCGCCGGATCCGGCGGCACCGCCCTGCGTCCCGGCCAGCTCGGCGCGGAGCCGGGCGGCGATCAGCAGCGGCGTCGGGTGGTCGAACAGCAGCGTGGCCGGGAGCCGCAGCCCCGTCGCCGCGTTCAGCTGGTTGCGCAGCTCCACCGCGGTCAGCGAGTCCAGGCCCAGCTCCAGGAAGGGCTGGGACTCGCCCACCGCGTCGGCGGAGGGGTAGGCGAGGACCGCGGCGGTCTGCTCGCGCACGACCTCCAGCAGCAGCCGCTCCTGCTCCTCCTCCGGCAGCCCGGCCAGCCCTGCGAGCCGTCGCGCGGCCGCGGACGCCGCCGCGTCGGCGGCGCCTGCGGCGGCCCGGCGCAGGCCGCCGCGGACCAGGCCCCGGAAGAGCGGCGGGAGGCCGCCCGCGTCCGCCTGGGCCTTCAGCGGTCCGGTGTCCAGCCGCATGGCGACGAACACCGCGCTGCCGGGCTCCTGGACGGCGGCCGCGTCCGGGACGGCCACGGCCAGCGAGCAGGCCGTGTCGAAGAGGGCCAGGCCCGCCTCGGAGGACAGCGGAGCCAGCCCGGCCCGCGCCATCCGCTGGACGTCGGCGTCCGTGAGGTCGCCGGTCATCTCGCTGCGCTGCTCCCACAGGCCCCAGGCCAGCGACACCGCGGGCAGGCCCGCCGCACGCCGCTGCTGGGCCAGGGCGTCGAGGAAGGCGTTGGCCGCCGCGTAGTTGGCCTGCCCGGGG encodes:
- a CDS encoding ACP S-malonyltransferase, with amino-acid sequence MTHSSDARTGTAIVFPGMGPASFAEVGRFLLLDPYARRRLAEADEVLGYSVFDRFRNSEEDYSVDFQIAFLVNSMALADRAVDVLGVSPTVCAGPSFGQKATAAFVGSLPFSEVVRLTAELARCEEEYFSTAYEDVVTHCFVRTPQDRLDEILAAFDDRGAWYDLSGRLDAGFHMLSVREKELDALNTAISAAGGYSMYSMRPPVHAAAFSALRRKAEEEVFGTYEIADPSLPVVCDHDGTVVRDAAGMREMMLDTFDRPIHWPAMVESLQGLGVGTLYVTGPDNLFHRLDVTKDGFDVVPVGLPRKRTRERERQQALERSRADRARHATP
- a CDS encoding ABC transporter permease: MSATAATAADPAAGFPEELRPAPTGVRSVTRTFCFILWRDLFVTGRELGTFLAQILVEPFFILFVFGKVLGELGYTGGAFQSVLLPGVVALNAFLVSLQNTALPMIIDFSFSKEIEDRLLAPIPITLVAVEKLVFGTLRGIVASLLMIPMGFLVLDHATWPMDRFPATLGVLLLGALAGSTVGLTIGTLAPPRYIGVVFAVVLTPLMFTGCTQFPWHGLADIRWFQVLCALNPLTYVTEGIRDLLLPPGGPRSISLWVDLAALAASILLFGAISIKGFHRRAQD